From Quercus lobata isolate SW786 chromosome 1, ValleyOak3.0 Primary Assembly, whole genome shotgun sequence, one genomic window encodes:
- the LOC115981013 gene encoding feruloyl CoA ortho-hydroxylase F6H1-2-like — translation MSPPISSSSDVIDFVVQKGNGVKGLVDTGLETVPEPYIQPLEERLDPTKFQPENSIPIIDVSNWDDPKVVDSICDAASKWGFFQIVNHGVPLEVLENLKNAGHSFFQLPSEERKKYLKENSPSEAVCLCTSFSPQAEKVLEWKDFLRLSWVSEDQASAFWPPVCQEEALEYMKKVELVTKRLLEALLKRLGVKEIDKTTEYKLMASPILSLNYYPCCPSPELTARVGRHFDISTITILLQDDTG, via the exons ATGTCTCCGCCAATCTCCTCCTCCTCCGATGTCATTGATTTTGTGGTGCAAAAAGGGAACGGAGTAAAGGGTCTTGTAGATACAGGCCTAGAAACTGTTCCAGAGCCTTACATCCAACCTCTTGAAGAAAGACTAGACCCAACCAAATTCCAACCGGAGAATTCCATTCCCATCATCGATGTCTCAAACTGGGATGACCCAAAGGTTGTAGATTCAATCTGTGATGCTGCTAGCAAATGGGGTTTCTTCCAGATAGTCAATCATGGGGTGCCTTTGGAGGTTCTAGAAAACTTGAAGAACGCAGGTCATAGCTTCTTTCAGCTACCAtctgaagaaagaaagaagtatCTAAAAGAAAACTCTCCTTCTGAGGCTGTGTGCTTGTGTACAAGCTTTAGTCCTCAAGCAGAGAAGGTCCTGGAATGGAAAGATTTCCTTAGACTCTCTTGGGTTTCTGAGGATCAGGCTTCTGCTTTCTGGCCTCCTGTATGCCA GGAAGAAGCGCTAGAATACATGAAAAAGGTTGAACTTGTGACCAAAAGGCTGCTAGAGGCGCTATTGAAGAGACTTGGTGTGAAAGAAATTGACAAGACAACAGAATACAAGTTAATGGCTTCACCAATTCTTAGCCTAAATTACTATCCCTGCTGTCCAAGCCCTGAGCTCACTGCTAGAGTAGGCCGCCACTTCGACATATCAACCATAACAATCCTTCTTCAAGATGATACTGGTTGA